The genomic window TTGCGACCTCGGCTTGGGAGTTCCTGCGTCGCTCCGGTGGGCGCCCGGACTTCTTGTTTCGCCCCCCCGGGCGACCTTCTTTGGCAAACGCCCCAAAGAAGGCAAAGGTCTTGCCCCGGACATCCGGTTTTTCGCTCAGGCGAAAAATTCCCTCGCTCCAGCGAAGTTTCAGGGGCACGCCGCGACGGGCCATCCCTGGCCCATCGCAGCTCTCGCGGCATCCATGCCGCTCAACCCCTGAAACTCCGCTTCCACTCGGCCTCCTGAACGGGGCGGTTCGGCGTGTGCGGATGTTTCTCTGGAAGTCTTCAGCATCAGAGCCAAAGCCCTAGCTTGAATCGGGCGGGCTATTCGTAGGAGCGAGGGGCACCTAGTTCTTGCTCGCTAACCGCCCCTGGCTTTTGGCCGCGCAATCCTATGCGGCGCAGCCCCCTCCAGGCCAAGGCAGCGCCCTGCAACATCCGAGCAAAAGAAGCGTCGGCCCTGCCGACAGATCACGGGCATGGCCCGTTCCTACAGGTGAACGTGGGTGCCATGCGGTTCGCGAGCAAGCTCGCTCCTACGAAGAGCCCGCGTCTCCGATCCAGCCTTGGCTCTGTTTTTCTACGACTTCCAGAGAAACATCCGCGCACTCCGAACCGCCCCGTTCAGGAGGCCGAGTGGAAGCGGAGTTTCAGGGGTTGAGCGACATGGATGTCGCGAGAGCTGCGATGGGCCAGGGATGGCCCTTCGCAGCGTGCCCCTGAAACTTCGCTTCAACGAGGGAATTTTTCGCCTAAGCGAAAAACCGGATGTCCGGGGCAAGACTTTTTGGTTCCTTTTGTGGCGTTTGACAAAAGGGACTCGCCCGAGGGGGCGAAACACAGAGTTCGCGTGCAAGCTGGAGCGGCGCTGAAATACCCAAGCTGAGGCAGCACATCCGAAATATTGGAGTCAGGGCAGGCGTCGGCCCTGCCGACGGATCACGGGCATGGCCCGTTCCTACAGGTGAGTATCAGGCGCCGGCCTGTAGGAGCGCGACCCGCGACCACCGTCGGATGAAAGGGTCAGAACCCCTCCAGATCGATCAACTCCCCCTCGAAGCGAATCGACCCGCCCTCCTCGTTCGCCTCGCCACCCTGGATCTCGCCGTAATAAGAGAGCCCGTTCTCCAGCGTCACACAGACGTGGGTCGGCTCGTCCGGCGCATCCAGCTGGCCCTTGAAGCGCACCTCGATCACGCCCTCTTCCGGCGCGCTGAGGGTCACCGTCACGCGGGCGTTGTCCACCGCTTCGGCCTCGCGCCCCCAGTGTTCGGCGCTGACGGTCACGGTAGCGATTTCCTGTTTCATGCTCGAAGGCTCTCCAGAAGGCTCCGGCGCCATGCGCGCCGGCTGATGGCGCCAAGGATACCGCGCCGCCGAAGCCGCCGAAACGGCGGTTTTCCCCTGCGACCGCCCGTCGCCTGCCCTCCCTGCACTTCCATGCACCGCCCGCCGCTGCTGGCCTGGGCACTCCGACTGCCACGGCAAATACGCCTTGCGTAAACCGTATTATGGTATACCATGATACCGAATCCCTTCCCCAACCCAGCCGCAGTCATCACTGGAGCGACCCATGAGTTTCGAGATTCGCAAGATCGTCACCTACAGCGAGCAGACCTTCATCGAAGCCGGCAAGGCCACCGACACGCCGGTGACCATGGTCGGCCTCGCCGTGGTGATCAAGAACCCCTGGGCCGGTCGCGGCTTCGTCGAAGACCTCAAGCCCGAGATCAAGGCCAACTGCTCCGAGCTGGGCGCGCTGATGGTCGAGCGCCTGACCGCCGCCATCGGTGGCGCTGACAAAATCCAGGCCTACGGCAAGGCCGCCGTGGTCGGCGCCGATGGCGAGATCGAGCACGCCTCCGCCGTCATCCACACCCTGCGTTTCGGCAACCACTACCGCAAGGCCGTGGATGCCAAGAGCTACCTGAGCTTCACCAACAAGCGCGGCGGCCCGGGCACCTCGATCCAGATCCCGATGATGCACAAGGACGACGAAGGCCTGCGCTCGCACTACATCACCCTGGAAATGCAGATCGAAGACGCCCCGCGCGCCGACGAGATCGTCGTGGTACTGGGCGCCGCTGACGGTGGCCGCCTGCACCCGCGCATCGGCAACCGTTACATCGACCTGGAAGAACTGGCCGCCGAACAGGCCCAGTGATCCACACCGTGCAGGAGCGCTCCATGATTCGGCTCACCGCTGAACGCACACCGGCCGGCACCAGTTACCTGGCGACCGGCCAGGGCCATCCCGTGGTACTGATCCACGGCGTCGGCCTGAACAAGGAAATGTGGGGCGGCCAGATCGTCGGTCTGGCCCCGCACTTCCAGGTCATCGCCTATGACATGCTTGGCCATGGCGCGAGTCAGCTGCCGCAGCCGGACTGTGGGCTGGTCGGTTACGCCGACCAGCTGCGCGAGCTGCTGGACCACCTGGGCGTGACCACTGCCACGGTCATCGGTTTCTCCATGGGTGGCCTGGTGGCACGGGCCTTCGCCCTGCACCATCCCGAGCGCCTGGACGGCCTGGTCGTGCTCAACAGCGTGTTCAACCGCAGCGCCGAACAGCGCGCCGGGGTGATCGAGCGCACCCGCCAGGCCGCCGAGCACGGCCCGGACGCCAACGCCGAGGCCGCCCTGTCGCGCTGGTTCAGCCGCGAATACCAGGCCGCCAACCCGGCGCAGATCGCCGCGATCCGCCAGACCCTTGCCAGCAACGATCCGCAGGGCTATCTGACAACCTACACGCTGTTCGCCACGCAGGACATGTACCGCGTGGACGACCTGGGCAGCATCAAGGTGCCGACCCTCGTCGCCACCGGCGAGCTGGACCCGGGCTCGACGCCGAAGATGGCCACCGAGCTGGCCGAACGCATTCCGGGCGCCAAGGTGGTGGTGCTCGACGAGCAGCGCCACATGATGCCGGTGGAGTCGCCGCGGCTGGTCAACCAGATGCTGCTCGACTTCCTGCAACAGGCGCAGGTTTCCAAGAATCACGTACAGGGGAATGTCGCATGACCCTCGCACGCTTCCAGATGTTCATCGATGGCCAGTGGGTCGACGCCGTCTCCGGCAAGACCTTCCAGAGCCTCAACCCGGCCCTGGCCAAGCCCTGGGCGGAATTGCCCGATGCCGACGAAGCCGACGTCGAGCGCGCCGTGCAGGCCGCCCAGCGCGCCTTCGACGCTCCGGCCTGGCGCGGCCTCACTGCCACCGCGCGGGGCAAGCTGCTGCGCCGCCTGGGCGATCTGATCGCCGAGAACAAGGAACACCTGGCGCAGCTGGAAAGCCGCGACAACGGCAAGCTGATCCGCGAGACCCGCGGCCAGGTCGGCTACCTGCCGGAGTTCTTCCACTACACCGCGGGCCTGGCCGACAAGCTCGAAGGCGGCACCCTGCCGCTGGACAAGCCCGACCTGTTCGCCTACACGGTGCACGAGCCGCTGGGCGTGGTCGCCGGGATCATCCCGTGGAACAGCCCGCTGTACCTGACCGCGATCAAGCTGGCCCCGGCGCTGGCCGCCGGCAACACCATCGTCCTCAAGCCCTCCGAACACGCCTCGGCGACCATCCTCGAACTGGCCCGCCTGGCTACCGAAGCCGGCTTCCCGGCCGGCGTGGTCAACGTGGTCACCGGCTTCGGCCCGAGCACCGGTGCGGCGCTCACCCGCCACCCGCTGGTGCGCAAGATCGCCTTCACCGGCGGCGCCGCCACCGCGCGCCACGTGGTGCGCAGCAGCGCGGAGAACTTCGCCAAGCTGTCGCTGGAACTGGGCGGCAAGTCGCCCAACATCATCTTCGCCGACGCCGACCTGGACAGCGCCATCAACGGCGCCGTGGCCGGCATCTACGCCGCCTCCGGGCAGAGCTGCGTCGCCGGCTCGCGCCTGCTGGTGCAGGACGAGATCTACGACGAGTTCGTCGCCCGCCTGGTGGAACGTGCCCAGCGCATCCGCATCGGCAACCCGCAGGACGAGCAGAGCGAGATGGGCCCTATGGCCACCGCGCAGCAGCTCGCCGTGGTCGAAGGCCTGGTCGCCGACGCCCTGGCCGAAGGCGCCCGCCTGCGCCTGGGTGGCAAGCGTCCGTCGATCGACTCCGAAGGCTGGTTCTACGAGCCGACCCTGTTCGAGTGCGACAGCCACTCGATGAAGATCATGCAGGAGGAAGTCTTCGGCCCGGTCGCCTCGGTGATCCGCTTCAAGGACGAGGCCGAGGCCCTGGCCATGGCCAACGACTCCCAGTTCGGTCTCGCCGCCGGCATCTGGACCCGCGACCTGGGCCGCGCCCACCGCATGGCCCGTGGCGTGCGCAGCGGGATCATCTGGGTCAACACCTACCGCGCGGTGTCCGCCATGGCGCCCATCGGCGGCTTCCACAACAGCGGCTACGGCCGCGAGAGCGGCATCGATTCGGTGCTGGCCTACACCGAGCTGAAGACGGTGTGGATCAACCTCTCGCAGGCGCCCATGCCCGACCCGTTCGTGATGCGCTGAGAACCCGTTGAATGTCTCGCCGAGCGCAGCCCATGCAAGGCAAAAGCAGGCGAGAAAGCGCAGTTTACGCGCTGTAAATGAGCATTTTGAGCCTGCTTTTAACGCCGCATGGGCAAGCGCAGGCAGACATTGAACAGGTTCGGAGGAGCGACGAAATGATCGAACCCGGCATCTACAAAGAAGTGATGGGCTCCTTCCCGTCCGGCGTCACCGTGGTCACCACCCTGGACGCCGATGGCAGGATCGTCGGCATCACCGCCAGCGCGTTCAGCGCGCTGTCGATCGACCCGGCGCTGGTGCTGTTCTGCCCCAACTACGAGTCGGACACCTATCCCATCCTGCGCGACAGCAAGCAGTTCGCCATCCACCTGCTGTGCGCCGACCAGCAGGCGGAGGCCTACGCCTTCGCCAGGAAGGGCCAGGACAAGGCCAAGGGCATCGAGTGGCGGCTGAGCGAGCTGGGCAACCCGCTGCTGACCCGCGCCACCGCGATCATCGAATGCGAGCTGTGGCGCGAGTACGACGGCGGCGACCACGCGATCATCGTCGGCGCGGTGAAGAACCTGATCCTCCCGGAGCAGGAGGTCACCCCGATGGTCTATCACCGCGGCAAGCTCGGCGCGCTGCCGGAGATAGCCGGCTGACGCCTTCCAGGGCCGCTCGCCATCACCCTCGGCAGCGGCCTTTTTTCATGGTCCGCCCGCGCTGGCGGACCCGGTTACAACCTGTAGGAGCGGGCCATGCCCGCGATCGCGCGCATGGCGCGCTCCTACAGGGAGACGCGTGAGGAATACCCGATGAGCAACGAGAAATACGAGAAAGGCCTGGCCATCCGCACCCAGGTGCTGGGCGAGGCCTACGTCAGCAAGTCGATCCAGAACGCCGACGACTTCACCCGCCCGCTCCAGGAGATGGTCACCGAGTACTGCTGGGGCCACGTCTGGGGCCGGGAGGGCTTATCGCTCAAGGAACGCAGCATGATAAACTTGGCGATGATTTCGGCACTCAACCGCCCCCACGAACTCAAGCTGCACGTGCGCGGCGCCCTGCGAAACGGCTTATCCCGCGAGCAGATCCGCGAGATCCTCCTGCAGGTCGGCATCTATTGCGGGGTTCCCGCGGCGGTGGACAGTTTCCGCCTCGCCCGCGAAGCCTTCGCCGAGGCCGACGCCGAGGAACGTGGTTGATTGCTGGCCCGACTTGACGAAAGAGCGCCCCAGGGTGCTCCATCGATCTTCCTATGGACAGCCAGAACACAGAGCGGACCCCATGAAACGCTTGCCACTCGACGATAGCTTCAAGGTCAATCGCAACCCCGTCACCCTGCGCGAAATCGTCCTCGACAAGCTGCGCGGCGCCATCCTCAACTTCCAGCTGCTGCCGGGCGACCGCCTGGTGGAGCGCGATCTGTGCGACCGCCTGGGCGTCAGCCGCACCTCCGTGCGCGAGGCGCTGCGTCACCTGGAATCCGAGGGCCTGGTGGAGTTCGCCGATGCGAAGGGTCCACGCGTCGCCATCATCACCCTGGAAGACGCGGTCGACATCTACGAGTTGCGCTGCGTGCTCGAAGGCCTGATCGTCCAGCTCTTCACCCTCAACGCCAAGGCCCGCGACATCCGCAACCTGGAGCGCGCGCTGGAGGAGAACCGCCAGGCGCTGGAAGACGGCGAGCTGCAGCAGGTCATCGAGTCGGTGCAGGGCTTCTACGACGTACTCCTGGAAGGCTCGGGCAACCGCACCGCCGCCACCCAGCTGCGTCAGCTCCAGGCGCGCATCAGCTACCTGCGGGCCACCTCCGTGTCCCAGGAAAACCGTCGCGCCGCCAGTAACCAGGAAATGGAACGCATGGTCGAGGCGATCAAGAGCGGCGACCCGGTTGCCGCTCACCAGGCCTCGGTCGACCACGTGCGCGCCGCCGCCAAGGTCGCCCTGGACTACCTGCGCTCCAAGCAGGACGGCGCCGGCAAGGTGCGCGACATCGCCACCCCCATCGCGCTCAAAGAGCCGCGCATAGGCCGCTGACGCCATGCCCGCCCCGCGCTTCTGTCCCGCGTGCGGCAGTGGCGGCCTCAGCCGCCAGTGCCCGCCGGGGGACACCCATGAGCGCCTGGTCTGCGCGGGTTGCGGCTACATCCACTACGAAAACCCCAAGGTCATCGCCGGCTGCATCATCGAGCGCGACGGCAAATACCTGCTCTGCCAGCGCGGCATCCCGCCGCGCCCGGGCACCTGGACGCTGCCGGCCGGCTTCATGGAAAACGGCGAAACCACCGAGCAGGCCGCCCTGCGCGAAGTCTGGGAAGAGACAGGCGTGCGCGCCGACATCGTCTCGCCCTACTCCATCTTCAGCGTGCCGAAGATCAGCGAGGTCTACATCATCTTCCGCGCCAGCGTGATCGAAGAAACCGGCGAGCACGGCCCCGAGACCCTGCAGGTGAAATTCTTCGCCCCGGAGGAAATCCCCTGGGAGTGCATCTACTACCCGGCGATCCGACAGATCCTCGAACGCTACATCGAGGAACGCCAGGCAGGGGTGTATGGCATCTACATGGGCAACGACGACACCGGGAAGGTGCATTTCATCCGCTGATGCCCCGGCTCTGGGGAACAATGCCCCGTGTGAACGCGCGATTTGTGCCGTCGCGGGCATGGCCCGCTACTACACGAGCCGACCTGTAGGAGCGTGCCATGCACGCGATCCGTCGGCAGGGCCGACGGTTGGTCCTAACACACCGCCCCCGTGCAAACCGGCGATGCGGGTTGCTGATCTCCCTTCTGGAACGCCATCTGGATCTGACCG from Pseudomonas sp. GCEP-101 includes these protein-coding regions:
- a CDS encoding GntR family transcriptional regulator; translated protein: MKRLPLDDSFKVNRNPVTLREIVLDKLRGAILNFQLLPGDRLVERDLCDRLGVSRTSVREALRHLESEGLVEFADAKGPRVAIITLEDAVDIYELRCVLEGLIVQLFTLNAKARDIRNLERALEENRQALEDGELQQVIESVQGFYDVLLEGSGNRTAATQLRQLQARISYLRATSVSQENRRAASNQEMERMVEAIKSGDPVAAHQASVDHVRAAAKVALDYLRSKQDGAGKVRDIATPIALKEPRIGR
- a CDS encoding alpha/beta hydrolase — its product is MIRLTAERTPAGTSYLATGQGHPVVLIHGVGLNKEMWGGQIVGLAPHFQVIAYDMLGHGASQLPQPDCGLVGYADQLRELLDHLGVTTATVIGFSMGGLVARAFALHHPERLDGLVVLNSVFNRSAEQRAGVIERTRQAAEHGPDANAEAALSRWFSREYQAANPAQIAAIRQTLASNDPQGYLTTYTLFATQDMYRVDDLGSIKVPTLVATGELDPGSTPKMATELAERIPGAKVVVLDEQRHMMPVESPRLVNQMLLDFLQQAQVSKNHVQGNVA
- a CDS encoding amino acid synthesis family protein: MSFEIRKIVTYSEQTFIEAGKATDTPVTMVGLAVVIKNPWAGRGFVEDLKPEIKANCSELGALMVERLTAAIGGADKIQAYGKAAVVGADGEIEHASAVIHTLRFGNHYRKAVDAKSYLSFTNKRGGPGTSIQIPMMHKDDEGLRSHYITLEMQIEDAPRADEIVVVLGAADGGRLHPRIGNRYIDLEELAAEQAQ
- a CDS encoding carboxymuconolactone decarboxylase family protein; the encoded protein is MSNEKYEKGLAIRTQVLGEAYVSKSIQNADDFTRPLQEMVTEYCWGHVWGREGLSLKERSMINLAMISALNRPHELKLHVRGALRNGLSREQIREILLQVGIYCGVPAAVDSFRLAREAFAEADAEERG
- a CDS encoding NUDIX hydrolase, whose amino-acid sequence is MPAPRFCPACGSGGLSRQCPPGDTHERLVCAGCGYIHYENPKVIAGCIIERDGKYLLCQRGIPPRPGTWTLPAGFMENGETTEQAALREVWEETGVRADIVSPYSIFSVPKISEVYIIFRASVIEETGEHGPETLQVKFFAPEEIPWECIYYPAIRQILERYIEERQAGVYGIYMGNDDTGKVHFIR
- a CDS encoding flavin reductase family protein encodes the protein MIEPGIYKEVMGSFPSGVTVVTTLDADGRIVGITASAFSALSIDPALVLFCPNYESDTYPILRDSKQFAIHLLCADQQAEAYAFARKGQDKAKGIEWRLSELGNPLLTRATAIIECELWREYDGGDHAIIVGAVKNLILPEQEVTPMVYHRGKLGALPEIAG
- a CDS encoding aldehyde dehydrogenase gives rise to the protein MTLARFQMFIDGQWVDAVSGKTFQSLNPALAKPWAELPDADEADVERAVQAAQRAFDAPAWRGLTATARGKLLRRLGDLIAENKEHLAQLESRDNGKLIRETRGQVGYLPEFFHYTAGLADKLEGGTLPLDKPDLFAYTVHEPLGVVAGIIPWNSPLYLTAIKLAPALAAGNTIVLKPSEHASATILELARLATEAGFPAGVVNVVTGFGPSTGAALTRHPLVRKIAFTGGAATARHVVRSSAENFAKLSLELGGKSPNIIFADADLDSAINGAVAGIYAASGQSCVAGSRLLVQDEIYDEFVARLVERAQRIRIGNPQDEQSEMGPMATAQQLAVVEGLVADALAEGARLRLGGKRPSIDSEGWFYEPTLFECDSHSMKIMQEEVFGPVASVIRFKDEAEALAMANDSQFGLAAGIWTRDLGRAHRMARGVRSGIIWVNTYRAVSAMAPIGGFHNSGYGRESGIDSVLAYTELKTVWINLSQAPMPDPFVMR